The DNA sequence CCACTTCTGCAGCGTGCCGTGGATTGCTCGGCGCCTGGTGACAACACGAGGGCTCCCGCTCCGGGCTGAGAGATCCGGGGAGCGCAGCCTGGGGATTTAGAGGAGGGGACCGGGGAGATCTTAGAGGAGATTTCCGTGGGGTGCACCGCACAATGCCCTGAAGTCTACCTTTCGATGCAgctatttccttcaggggaactgaacagacggatctctgttgcctggagatcagttggagaCCTGGAGCCAGGGgggtttttggtaggaaaagcccaacgggaactaatttgcatgttaagccacacacaccctggtgtcaccattgtttcacacagggttttttgtagaaaaagcccagcgggaacttatttccatattaggccacacccctggcatcaccattgtttcacacaggggggtttttgtagaaaaagttcatcatgaactcatttgcatagtaggccacaccccctgacaccaccatcgtTTTGCGCAAGGCTTTTctgtaggagaagcccagcaggagctcatttgcacatcaggccacacccctggcatcaccattgttttacacagggctttttgtaggaaaatcccagcaggagctcatttgcatatcaggccacacccctggcatcaccattgttttacacagggcttttttgtagaaaaagctcatcaggagctcacttgcatattaggccacacccactggcaccaatccagccagaactgcattcccactcaaaaaaagccctgcctccagctactacctggaagctggcaaccctatcacaattGTTGCCAATAATAACATTACAAACCCAAACCTGTATATTCTTTCTGGCAAGGACACTGCAGAGATCACAGGAAGGCATGGAGACCTCCCCCGATGTTAcctctggctctgggattcagaggtttagtgactctgaatgtggaggttccctcagTCACCAGCACTAGTAGCCAGTGATacatttatcctccatgaatctattgaattcccctttaaagctggatcaagatgggtagctgtattagaatcatagaatcacagagttggaagggatctccagggtcatctagtccaaccccctgcacaatgcaggaaactcacaaacacctcccccttaattcacaggatcttctttgctgtcagatggccatctagcctctgtttaaaaacctccaaggaagtagagcccaccacctcccgaggaagcctcttccactgaggaatcgctctaatggtcaggaagttcttcctaatgttgagccggaagctcttctgatttaatttcaacccattgattctggtcctgccttccggggtgcagaaaacaactccaccccctccacttCAGTCtttctgtagcaatagaaaacaGCTAGTCGCACCTTCAAAATTAACAAACTTTTGTGGCTCAGTCTGGCTttttgctcacttctttagataaagtgactcacaaaagtttataccctgccaaaatttttgttagtctttaaggtgctactggacttttgctcttttctacttttaaagccatttattcCTCTGGCTGatcactacatcctgtggcagagaattccacattttaataagtcTCTGTGTGAAGAAGAACAAGATGTTGACTTAAAAAATAATCAGAAAAATGGAGAATAAATTCAGTCCACAGATTTCCTAACAAAAtggaatctccatgttcagaggcagttccaatgggaagggagaggattttttaaaaagatgactgTTGTCAGGCTTCCTCTGCAGCAAAACACAcacccgacacacacacacacactctccctGATTTATGATTCACACatttatggaactcactgccacaaaacTCAGATGTAACCATTAGTttagatggcttttttaaaaaaaagtcagatTCATAGAGGGTAGGTTTATCAACATCAATTCTCCTTTAGAATAGCTAAATAGAGTCTCCGTGCTCTAATGCTACCAACCTTCAGGaggcacctgaagatctcctgctattacaattgatttccagacaaccaagatcagcccccctggagaaaacagctgcttcggGAGTGAGCTCtgtggctgaggcccctccccctccccaagccccgccctccccaggctgcgcccccagaatctccaggtttcccgcagcccagagttggcaaccctttcccATCTTCGGGCTTTATCAGGAAAAGTTTAAAAGGCGTGGGATCATCACTGAAAGATGCGGTGATAACttgataaaacaaaacaaaagcaaaaacatgacttcccccccccccgccacctgaACTACACTTCCCAGAAACCTCCAAGAAAACACAAACACCCCCTCCCGTCTATTCCTTCGCTCTTTCACTTCACATAATGCAGTCTGTAGACTGTGCAGTTTACCTATATAGAGGCATCTGCGCATATACGAAaggtgtgcttgcacacgaaaacTTGCGTTGCTCTTAAAAGGCGCCTGTGGACTTAAAATTTGCAATTTGCAGAAtttgcaatagaacaaagtaagagtccagtagcacctttaagaccaacaaagttttattccgaatgtaagctttctatTTGCAGTCTTCACTTGCAGAGTAGCGcagaaactacatttcccagacgCCTCACTAATTCTCCCAGCGCCGCAGCCAGAGGAAGCCGGCCGCTCAGACTCCCAGCCTTCTGGGAAACGAAGTCCTTTCCACTCTGCTTCCGCTATCGTTTCAACCAGAGGGTCGGAGAAACTGAACTCCAATTCCCAGCACGCCTTTCAGGCGGGGTAACCTGGTAGAGAGGAAGCGgcgcagccattttgttgtgacCGAACGCTTAAGATGGCGGCGAGGGTAAAAGGCTGAAGGTTGCCGCAGCTGTAGCTGCCCCAGCTGTCTCCAGGAAAGGGCGGGAAGACTTTGTTGCTAGGTGACCGCCTAACAACCCGCGGCCCTCGGAGCCTGGCTGCGTTTGGGCCTCGCTGGCCGGGCAGGTGGAGCCGCCGGTGGCCTATGGGAGGGAGGCGGCCCGCACTGTCACCATGGACCTCCGCCTGGCTGTTTACaacgcggcccgggaagggaagcTGAAGCTTCTGCAGAAgctgctgggcagcaggagcCGCGAGGAGCTGGAGGAGCTGACGGCGGGGCCTGGCGGGGGCGAGGGCGCAGGGGGCACCCCGCTGCTGATTGCGGCCCGCCACGGGCACCGGGAGGTGgtggagttcctgctggaccacTGTGGCGCCCGCGTGGAGGTGGGCGGCGCCGTCAACTTCGACGGGGAGACCATCGAGGGGGCCCCGCCCCTGTGGGCGGCCTCAGCCGCGGGGCACCTGCACGTGGTGCGCAGCCTGCTGGAACGCGGGGCCTCCGTGAACCAGACCACGCTGACCAATTCGACCCCGCTGCGGGCAGCCTGCTTCGATGGGCACCTGGAGATCGTGCGCTATTTGGTGGGGGAGCGCGGGGCCGACCTGGAGGTGGCCAACCGCCACGGCCACACCTGCCTGATGATCTCCTGCTACAAGGGCCACTCCGAGATCGCCCGCTACTTGCTGGAGAGAGGGGCCGATGTGAATCGCCGCAGTGtcaaagggaacactgctttgcATGACTGTGCCGAATCCGGGAGCCTGGAGATCCTGAAACTCTTGCTCGACTCTAAGGCCCGCATGGAAAAGGACGGCTATGGGATGACCCCGCTGCTGGCGGCCAGTGTGACTGGCCACACAAACATTGTGGAATACCTCATAGAAGGAGCgcttcaggaggaggaggagctggtggGGCAGAGGGGAGCCAATGAGTCTGGTTGCAGTGGGGTGGGATGCGAAGAAGACCACGAAGCCTGCTCGTCCTCTTCCCCCAGCAGTGGGCAACCCCAGGTTTACTGCACTCGGGAGGCTGCCGTGGAAGCACTTGAACTGCTAGGAGCCACCTTTGTGGACAAGAAGCGTGATCTTCTTGGGGCTCTCAAGCACTGGCGCCGGGCTATGGCCCTTCGCCACCAGAGCGGGCGTTACCTCACCAAACCCGAGCCTCGGCAGTTGGTGCTGGCATATGACTATTCCCGGGAAGTGAGCACTATGGAGGAGCTCGATTCCCTGGTGACCGATCCGGACGAAATGCGGATGCAGGCGCTGCTGATCCGGGAGCGTATCCTCGGGCCATCGCACCCAGACACCTCCTACTACATTCGCTACCGAGGGGCCGTCTACGCGGATTCAGGAAACTTTGAGCGCTGCATCAACCTGTGGAAGTACGCCTTGGAAATGCAGCAGGGCAACTTGGAACCTCTGAGCCCCATGACGGCGAGCAGCTTCCTTTCCTTTGCTGAGcttttctcttatgtccttcagGACCGTTCCAAAGGTACTTTAGCAACCCAGCTGGGCTTTTCTGACCTCATGGGAGTTCTGAGCAAGGGAGTCCGTGAGGTCGAGAGGGCCTTACTGCACCGGAAAGACCCCATTGCGGACTCCGTGCAGTTCACTAAGGCTCTGGCCATCATCCTCCACTTAGTGTTCTTGCTGGAAAAAGTGGAGTGTTCTCCGGAGCAGGAACACCAGAAGAGACAGACCATCTACCGCTTGCTCAAGTGTAACCCGCGGGGCAAAAATGGCTTCACCCCTCTGCACATGGCGGTGGACAAGGAAACCACCACCGTTGGCCGCTACCCCGTGGGGAAGTTTCCCTCGCTCCACGTCGTGAACCTCCTGCTGGAGTGTGGGGCCGACCCGGACAGCCGCGACTACGACAACAACACGCCCTTGCATGTGGCCGCCCGGAACAACTGCCCGCTCATCATGAGCGCCCTGATGGAGGCAGGAGCCCACATGGACGCAACCAATGCCTTCAAGCAGACGGCATACGAGCTCCTGGATGAGAAGCTGCTCACCAAGGCCATGATGCAGCCCTTCAATTACATCACCTTACAGTGCCTTGCTGCCCGAGCCCTGGACAAGCACAAGATCCCCTACAAGGGGTTCATCCCAGAGGAGCTGGAGGCCTTCATCGAACTCCACTAAGGGTGGAAAGGCTAGATCTGTCTgctgccactgtgccccctctAGATCTCAGTGGCCAGTGGGGAGCAATAGGGAGGGTGGACACAGTCTTCCTGGGAAAGCTTCTATTTGCACTGGGCCAGGGGACACCGCCccatttaaagagggaaatgaatGATCCAAGCCTTTAGCAGCCCACGCTGCGGGTGGGGGGCAAGTCCCAAGTGAGGTGACTGTGAGGAGGGCAAGAGACTGGTTTCCGCTTGCCCTTTGTTGCCAGCTGAATATCTAGGAAACCAGAGTGGTTTGCGTTTGTCACCTGCTCTCTGAAAGTCAGCCTGCTTTACAAGCTTTGTTCACAAGAAGCCCTTCCTCTCCCATCCCTGGAGCACACAAGGCTGCTCCCAAGAACCTGAGCTCCAGTCTTAAATTGCTCGTTCTTTGGGGTGTGGCTCGTGAGCCAGAGCGCCAGTTGCCGAATGCTCCGCAGAAAGTGCTTGCTAGAGTCGCTGCTTGCACAGTTTACAAAGCTGAGTTTTTGGTGAGGGTTGGTTATGCTCtgttttttttgttctgtttttgtgGCCAATGTAAGTTTTCTGCTGGAGGTTTTTTGAGATAGGTTTTCTTTCTTTGCAATCAAGcaccatcactgtcctcccagGCTGCTAAAAATCCTCTGTGCTCTGGATGACTCCAGGCACTGCTTTAAGGTTTCCTCTTCTGGCAAAAGATGGGACGACTTTGGTTATGTGCAGGAAATAATTGGTCTCTTTGGCAGCTGCGTGAAGCGCTGTGTTCGCAGTGCACAAAGAGAATGTGTTGGGGGTCACAGCTGGGGCACATTGTCCTTCTTTTAGCCCAGAGTAGTCCCAGTTTTGGGAGCCCACAGGGAGAAATACACCTTCCGCAGTGGATTGTGTGCCTACTATGTTTTGCCTGTGGATGCTTTCTCTTTTGCATGGCTGTTGAAggtgatgtgggggagggggggtgctgctTTAAGACATCAGGAAACAGAAAGTGCCAAAGAAAAGCATGTATATGTGTGTTGTGTGATGTGTACACACGCCATTCTTGACAGTTGTCTTCCTCCCACTACCACatttttgtcagggctttttttgtagcaagaactcctttgtgtattaggctatacctccctgatgtagccagtcttccaagagtttacagggcctactgtaagctccaggaggattggctacatcaggggtgtgtggcctaatatgcaaagaagttcctgctacaaaaaaagccctgatttttgtTATCCTGAGATTGCAGTAAGACTGGAATTTTACTGAGGCTTCTTTGAGAATCAACATGGAGAAATTCTTGGACTAGGATTGAGGGGAaaaggtaaacgtagtcccctgtgcaagcaccgagtcgttaccgacccatggggtgacatcacatcacgacgttttcttggcagacttttgacaggtggtttgctgttgccttccccagtcatctacccttttcccccagcaagctgggtcctcattttactgacctcagaaggatggaaggctgagtcaacctcaagccggctacctgagcccagcttccgctgggattgaactcaagttgtgaggagagagcttggactgcagtactgcagcttaccactctgcgtcacggggctctttaggatttgaacccaggactgaggaaacctgggttcaaattcccactcggCCATGAGGCTTATTGGGTGACCAGTTGctttttctcagcctaacctacctcacagggttgtcgtaaGGATAAAATTGAAGGGAGGAGAACTATAGAGCTCGTTGGAGAAAAGGAGGGGTTCAAACTGATAGATTATTGAGAGATCTTTTATTTGAAAGTATTAGGAGTGCTGGAAGAAGGAAGTTTGTTCTTGTGAGTGGAAAGTCTCCTGAAGTCCTGTTCCTGGATCTGCTAGGAAGAATTTGTGGGTGTGTTTTGGATTTGTGCTGTATCttaaaagggaaggagggaaggaaggagtgggagctgggagggagggaggggcacaGAGACTGACAGAGAATCCCTTCCAGTGGCTGCAACGAACCCAGGAGGTGCAGTGGTTGCCAGCATGGTCTGTAACTGGTCAGAGAAGTTGCTAAGGTCTTTCTGGCTGTGTTGCAGCTGAGAAGTACAATTTCCTGAAATATTGAAGCCATGTGTGGGCGGAGGGTGGGGGAGATTGGGAATTTGGGAGAGAGGGGAAACCAGAAATATTGGGGGAAATGGAAAAAGATGCAAAACCTCCGTCATTGTTCATCATCATGCAGCTTGGTATGCAACATGGAAAACTGTCCTTTCATGAAGTGAAAGGTTGGGCATATTTATGAAACGTAAAAGGGTTTGTTTTACAGTTCCACCCAGCACTAGAAGAACTTAAGTATATGCTCGATTGTGACAGTTAGAACAACAGGGGAAAGTAAGGAATAGGATTTGGCCAATATTGTAGGAAGCCAGgtcccccaacttttttgagcctgttggCTTCTTTGGAACTCTGACCCAGCACGGTGGCCGCAGCCACAGCATgcggcagttgctgccaaagcagcatttgTAAAAATTTGCACAGCCAGTGAATGTCCATTTGTCCACCTGGCCCTGCACACCTACTAAAAACCCCACGGCGGGCATCAGCAGAGGGGTCAGATGGCACCATGACACCCTTGAGCAACCCACTGGGGATCCCTGCAGCATCCAGGAGCTTTTAGATCTGGTATAAAAACAGCCTTTGCTTCAGACAGCCAGATTTAGCCAGAAACAATACAAAAGTCTTCAGCATCTGCTTACCAAGGGTGACAGTGGGAGTATGCCGGATGCAAGAATCTCTTTTTCAAACTGCTTTCAGCtcaggaaggagagggggagtACAATGCCTACTTCCAGCCAAACAGCTGCCAATAGGTTAGGGATTTTTGGTAAATCCAGACACTAGCTGTAAAACAGCACCTCTAATAGCAGATTTTCCTCATAGACGGCATAATAACTGTGGACTAAATCTGCTGCGTTGAAACTCTCACTACCTTAACAAAAAGTAAGTGCATCTCCTTCAACATAGTACTCTCAAGCTTCTTTCTTCAATTGAGCTCATTTTCAAAAGATCTGCAGTATCCAACTCCGAACTGTTCAAAGGCTTTGGAGCCCTGAACGGTTGCACTGACAGAAAGCAGCTTGTCCCCCTCCTTCCAGTGTTACCTGTTTCTTAAATCCAGTGTGTATGTTTATGTTTTTCTTGCAAAACCCTCTGAAGATGGAGGATTGTGAAGCGGGCAAAAGTCTTGAAGAATGCTCTGCACTGACTGTTTTTGCCCctgtgttgtcaagtcacatctgacttacAGCAAACTCAGTGGGGTTTCCAAAAGCAGGAGATGTTcggaggtggtttcccattgcttgCCTCTTAAGAGCAGCCCTAGACTTCCCTTGGGGGTAATGGAGGCTGGCCCTCTTTAGCTAGCCGGGGCCATCTAGTTCAGGGCAGGTATCAAATATTGTAGATGGTTATTGCATAATGTTGGGAaggcttcccctcccttcccctcttggTCTCTCTACAAATTTCCATCAGAAAAATGAAAATAGTTCCTTGGGAAATCTGCTCCCACTCCCCCAATATCTGAGGTGTGTTTGCATCTCCCCTTGCGTCTTTGCTCAGCCATAAACAGTGCTGGTGACCTCAtgtgacctttataaagtctatacaTAGGATGCACAGTGTGTTAACTGGCTTGTCCTTGGAGGCTGTGCTCAGAACTCGGTTCCCAGGAATGTGGCCTCTTTCCCTCCATtctgttttcctgacctgaactcCCCCCGCCCTTTATGTGCTGCTGTCAGTCCATGTCAGTTTCTCCCAGAGAATAACTAGCAGCTCCCCTGGGCAGGTTCAGGTCAGGAAAGTGGTGCAGGGAGGAAAAGGCCAAGCTCTTTCTCCTCTGCTGCGCTAAGGTTCTGTCTGAATCAGGTCCCTGGGCATTTGAGAGTGGAGGTACCAGTGTGAGACTCCAGGTGCAAGCCTGATCCAAATTCCTTGTGGTGAATGTTTGTCACCCACATGGACCTTGTATCATGCAAACTGGCCCTCATTTCTGGTATGTTTGGGACCTTCTAGTTCTGGGCAGAAGAGTTTTGCCTAGCTCTACACACAGAGAGGTTTTTCAGTGGTGTTCATTGAAGCGTTGACATTTGGGCCTGTCAAGGACAGAGTGGGATCTCTGAGGGTGAATAATTGGGGAGGGGATGAAGCTGGCCACTCTTTTTTCCTCCTTCACTTAAGGCTTTGGGCGGGAtctccagcctttttgagcctgaagGAACCTTTGGGAttttgacacagagtgatgggcaCAGCCTCAAAATAGAGTCTGTGGGAAGCCCAGGCAAGCTATACAATGAACTGCTGccgcagtgaagatccttgttttgtggtggcaactgctgccaaagcagcctTTTACAAAATCTCGCATAGTTGATCAAATTTCCAGCGGCTAGTCTTGCTGGGTCGAAGCCCCACCTGACTCTGTCCACTTTCTACAATCACAGCGGGCACCAGAAAAAGTAGGGGGGGGGCACCACGTTTGGAATTTGTAGCATAGGGAATAGGCAGAGACTTGGAATCGTCTGCCCTTCTGAGGTCTTAACAGCTCAGCCAAGTGGtaatcctcattgctctccttgGTATGTTCCTGCAGACTGACTGTCCTGTGGTGTTTTTGTAGGGGGAGAAAGAACCTGTAGGAGAGTTCACTTTCTAAAGCAAgaaggttttaattgttttttttctggcTGCAAAGAAGAGAAAATTAATTTAGCAACTTGGAGCAGGAAAAAGAAAGGAGTGCAAAAAACCCGGAATCTGTCAGAACAAGGGAGTTGATGCTCCAGACttgaaaataagtaaataaatgggcacggttaaaatatatatatatataataagaaCACTGTTTGGACTCATTTGTGTCTGTGTCTGGATCTATGTGCCTGACTTTACATGAGAAGGAGGTTTCTGGTCAGGAAAAAAAGGGAATTGAGATTTCTCCCAAGATTTTGAAACTGGGATCTGTGGGAAAGCAGGGTAAGAACATGCGGACTTTCTTGAAGGATCTAACCCAGCTTCATCTAGTTCCGCATCCATGGCTGGCTGGAGtcctcaggaagcagaaacagggCCCCAAGTCCATTAGCTCCTCCAAGTTAGGCTGAGAGGTATACTGCTTCTGTATGTGAAGGTTCTGTTCCGGCTTCTAGCTTGACCTTCACAGACATTTCATATCCTTCTTATAGGACTTGCCAGATCAAAGCAAAGTTTCCAACAACAGCTAGTTGGAGGTCTCCAGGAAATTCCAGAGCAGATGGTGCAGTAGACTGCCCAGAATAGGGGAGTTTCCTCTCAGCTCACATGGCTGGTAATCTCCATAAATTTGACTggtctccttcccctctccctgcaaGACATCAGTAATACTTTGTGGCATGACAGGCTTTATTGTGATCCCAGACAGAAGTATTGTCCTCCCCCCCACTCACCCCAGGTCCAAGAAAAGTGGAAGAAGGAGAAGTGGAATCTGGTGGACCAGAGGTCTTCCAGATGTGAGGCCGAATTAGCAGACAGGAGTAAAGTGCCAACTGTCTGTGGTACAAGATGGGTTGGAAAATAAAGGGAGATacacccaaagagtcattaaccCATGGTATtaactgccgcaggaagtggtggtggctacaagcacaggcagcttcaagagaggattggctcaacatatggagcagaggtccatccatgaatattagccagaaggtatagatggaacaccctgccttgtggcagtgatgctctgtattctaataataataataattttttatttataccccaccctccccgccaaagcaggctcaaggcgacttacaggacatggtataaaccatgtcTTGGTGTTTGGTgcgggcaatagtgggagggcttctggagccctggccctgctggtggacctcctgatggcacctgtgcgactttggctactgtgtgacacggtgttggactggatgggccactggcctgatccaacgtggcttctctaatgttcttatatgGGGAGCAAGGATACATCTGTCTTGTCTGTGTAGAAATCAGATGAAAGAAGAAAGGCTCCAGTGTGCTGGGCCTGAGTTTGTAGTCCAGTTTGTAGCCAAGATCAGACTCAGATTTTCTGGCTCAGGAGTCAGGCTAGTTATACTATTTTGGGCCACTGGTTAACACGGAGTCTTTTCAGAAAACAAAGGATTGCAGCAGAGGACAAGGGAATGCCTCGGGAATGGAGCAGTCCATTGGGAAAGAATTCTAGAACCTAGTGTGTGCTAATTAAATTACATGGGGAGAGCCATCAGATTGAAAAGTGTCATGattgaagatgatgatactggatttatatcccaccctatactctgaatctcagggtcacaatctcctttacctctccccacaccccacaacagacaccctgcgaggtaggtggggctgagagagctcttacagcagctgccctttcaaggacaacctctgccagagctatggctgacccacagccattccagcaggtgcatgtggaggagtggggaatcaaacccggttctcccagataagagtctgcatgcttaaccactacaccaaactggctctcaatgactGGAAGGTTGCTATAAAGACAGAGTTCCAAATT is a window from the Heteronotia binoei isolate CCM8104 ecotype False Entrance Well chromosome 2, APGP_CSIRO_Hbin_v1, whole genome shotgun sequence genome containing:
- the FEM1A gene encoding protein fem-1 homolog A produces the protein MDLRLAVYNAAREGKLKLLQKLLGSRSREELEELTAGPGGGEGAGGTPLLIAARHGHREVVEFLLDHCGARVEVGGAVNFDGETIEGAPPLWAASAAGHLHVVRSLLERGASVNQTTLTNSTPLRAACFDGHLEIVRYLVGERGADLEVANRHGHTCLMISCYKGHSEIARYLLERGADVNRRSVKGNTALHDCAESGSLEILKLLLDSKARMEKDGYGMTPLLAASVTGHTNIVEYLIEGALQEEEELVGQRGANESGCSGVGCEEDHEACSSSSPSSGQPQVYCTREAAVEALELLGATFVDKKRDLLGALKHWRRAMALRHQSGRYLTKPEPRQLVLAYDYSREVSTMEELDSLVTDPDEMRMQALLIRERILGPSHPDTSYYIRYRGAVYADSGNFERCINLWKYALEMQQGNLEPLSPMTASSFLSFAELFSYVLQDRSKGTLATQLGFSDLMGVLSKGVREVERALLHRKDPIADSVQFTKALAIILHLVFLLEKVECSPEQEHQKRQTIYRLLKCNPRGKNGFTPLHMAVDKETTTVGRYPVGKFPSLHVVNLLLECGADPDSRDYDNNTPLHVAARNNCPLIMSALMEAGAHMDATNAFKQTAYELLDEKLLTKAMMQPFNYITLQCLAARALDKHKIPYKGFIPEELEAFIELH